In the genome of Wyeomyia smithii strain HCP4-BCI-WySm-NY-G18 unplaced genomic scaffold, ASM2978416v1 HiC_scaffold_100, whole genome shotgun sequence, the window AATGTGGGCAAGTTTTTCGATCTTCTACGCACAGTAGCCGAGAATATAACGTTCGAACCAAATTCCATCTGGAATCTGGACGAGACTGGAGTGACAACAGTTCAGAAACCTCAACGAGTTGCTAGTCACCGTGGAGTCAAACGTGTTGGTCGAGTAACTTCGGCCGATCGGGGCCCGTTGGTTACGATGGTACTTGCGGTTTCCGCCACTGGCAATAAAATGccaccatttttcgtttttcctcgAAAACGTTTCCATCCACACTTTCTGGATGGTGGTCCAACGGGATGCGCTGGAGCGGTGAGTAATACAGGGTGGATGAATGCAGATATTTATCTGGATGTTCTCCGACACTTTAAAGCATTTACGCGAGTGTCCAAAGAAAACCCGCTTTTGTTGATTGTGGACAACCACGGTTCACACAGAAGTCTACCTGCAATCGAGTTTTGCAGGGATAATGGCATTCACCTACTTACAATACCACCCCATTGCTCTCACCGCTTACAACCCTTGGACGTGAGTGTGTTTTCGCCGTTCAAACACGCAATGAATGTGCTGTGCGACGAATGGACATACAGGCATCCCGGAAAGCCGATGTCTATTTTTGACCTTCCGGCTATCATCGACAGCGCTCTCGAACGGAGTGCCACGGAGCGAAACATCAAGGCCGGGTTCCGGGCATCAGGTATTTGGCCCTTCAACCCGGATGTATTCACTGCATTGGATTATGCTCCATCATCAGTGACAGGACCTTCCTTGGTTGACGAAATAATACCAGGATCACTGCTGGACACTCTTTGCAGAATCAGACCAATCCCGCGGGCACCACCGCGTGCTACAGGCAGACGAGGACGAAAACCTGGACGAGCTGCTATACTGACGGACCCCGCTGAAATCGCTCTGAtggtatgtttttatttctcacgAAGCTCTGTTTGACACTAAATGATTCATTCTCTTCAAAGGAACAAAACATACAAGCGAAGGGAGTAGCCC includes:
- the LOC129733679 gene encoding uncharacterized protein LOC129733679 codes for the protein MVLAVSATGNKMPPFFVFPRKRFHPHFLDGGPTGCAGAVSNTGWMNADIYLDVLRHFKAFTRVSKENPLLLIVDNHGSHRSLPAIEFCRDNGIHLLTIPPHCSHRLQPLDVSVFSPFKHAMNVLCDEWTYRHPGKPMSIFDLPAIIDSALERSATERNIKAGFRASGIWPFNPDVFTALDYAPSSVTGPSLVDEIIPGSLLDTLCRIRPIPRAPPRATGRRGRKPGRAAILTDPAEIALMEQNIQAKGVARPTQRRVGRPRKATVQFHSLVSAPPRPTIVVIKRPPGRPRKSQAAADKRPVGRPRKPPVVILKRPVGRPPKSLAIAKRPVGRPPKYPTIAKRPVGRPPKYPTIAKRPVGRPAQSKGTAKRPVGRPRKIKRPVGRPPKQPATKIRHESE